In a genomic window of Nocardia fluminea:
- the pks13 gene encoding polyketide synthase Pks13 (Pks13 is a key enzyme in mycolic acid biosynthesis.) — protein sequence MADNDGAQNDDRAMTSSGDSDGTPETSPTGGELSVAELREWLRRWVADATGQSVDAITVDRPMEEFGLASRDALALGGDIEDLTGVVLTPTVVYQHPTIASLAEVIVHGEPEPPAEDSSEYTAAFAPSEAHDVAVVGLSTRLPGAGTTPESTWEFLIGGGDAIRELPEGRWSEFLTDPSVAKSIEQANTLGGYLDQDVIKGFDAEFFAMSPIEVEQVDPQQRLMMELTWEALEHARIPASDLKGGQVGVFVGSSTNDFQMIASLGLGDTDPDAPASSRGYALLGGSTGIIANRVSYFYDFRGPSVTVDTACSSTIVAVHQAVRALRNGEAEVALAGGVNMILAPVITLGFDQNGAVAKDGHIKAFSSDADGMVRSEGAGMVVLKRLADAERDGDNILGVIKGSAVNSDGRSNGLFAPNPDAQADVLRAAYRDAGIVPSTVDYIEAHGTGTPIGDPIEAEALARVIGRGRDADKPALLGSAKTNFGHLESGAGVPALAKVLMSFQHNVIPPNINYAGPSPYIPFEQANLKVVDEATEYPRYSGVATVGISGFGFGGTNAHVVLQEYVPTAPVVEDVTPEQVAAEEIEGEETTDVVAEAVAITEAAVEPVQPVVEWDGERDEPLPVVLAVSAYLPSRRKRAAAELADWLEGAGADVPLADVARSLAKRSHQRSRGVVVAKTREEAVAGLRAIAEGKPGAGVFTADSPASNGPIWVFSGFGSQHRKMAKQLYGENAIFRKTVDEVDELVQDEAGYSIREMFLDDEQDYDVGTCQVGIFTIQLGLAALLRAHGAEPAAVVGHSMGEVAGSYIAGGLSIEDAVRVICARSRLMGEGEQMLTDDEVRNMALVELSAHDVALLLPKYPDVECAVYAAPTNTVIGGPREQVEQIVAEVEAMGKFARILPTRGAGHTSQMDPLLGELAAELAGIEPTSLKTGLYSTVHEGLYFKPGSEPIHDEPYWVKNLRHSVWFTNAVKAAVDSGHTTFLELAPNSVALMQVLGTTFAAGVHDAQLIPTLKRKEDESAGVIGALAQLYVHGHAVDLSSLLPEGDFADVPRTAFVRKEYWPKVSMSSGGGNTRAPGAHVAMPDGRHAWEIQASSVADLTALVKSAAAQVFSDVSVAVSHAHAALPTAGTLTTTLTPHLGGASVQVHARSAAGFTLLFDAVVTSGAALPEPVAAEAVPAVAAEPTAAEIAIATGDRWSPDSGETIEQRLCVIVAESMGYAVEDLPMEIPLMELGLDSLMAMRIKNRVEYEFDIPQLQISAVRDASLHEVSKVLRYAIEHRDEVAAMAEKQAAAKAAGEDVELGVDANFVEAARAAIAAGEDPLAVAKRAEAELSPEVAVAEPVSDAVRTDAGASVAAEAAAGAAEVAAPVVDSVSESAAVDIDYFADAAGDEDNVPPRDAAERLTYATWAVVTGTSPGGIFNTLPILEEEVAEKMAARLTERVGAEVTVDDVLDCETIEQLSDIVRGLQDSGADVDGFIRPLRARVDGSTAAPVFVFHPAGGNTLVYEPLLKRLPADTPMYGFERVDGSIEERARQYLPELRKIQGEGPYVLYGWSLGAVLALQVGQLLREEGADVRHVGLIDLAMTVEDEDNSPEERVRRLERYQAFAKKTYNVPAELDRDQIEELAAASDAEQFSMISDLIKLSGAKIPGGVLEHQRTSWIEQRALQQVRPSQYDGDVVLYLADRYHDGAIELEPRYANRRPNGGWGEYVPNLEIVHIPGDHLQIVDEPRIGQIGADLAAKLAAISAEGE from the coding sequence ATGGCTGACAACGATGGCGCCCAGAATGATGACCGTGCGATGACCTCCTCCGGTGACAGCGACGGCACGCCCGAGACCTCCCCGACCGGCGGTGAGCTTTCGGTAGCCGAGCTGCGCGAATGGCTGCGCCGCTGGGTCGCCGACGCGACCGGCCAGTCGGTCGACGCGATCACCGTCGACCGGCCGATGGAGGAGTTCGGCCTCGCCTCGCGCGATGCTCTCGCCCTCGGTGGTGACATCGAGGATCTCACCGGTGTGGTGCTGACCCCGACGGTGGTCTACCAGCACCCGACGATTGCCTCGCTGGCCGAGGTCATCGTGCACGGTGAGCCGGAGCCGCCCGCCGAGGATTCCTCGGAGTACACCGCCGCGTTCGCGCCTTCCGAGGCGCACGACGTCGCGGTGGTCGGCCTGTCCACGCGGCTGCCGGGTGCGGGTACCACACCCGAGTCGACCTGGGAGTTCCTCATCGGCGGCGGTGACGCCATCCGTGAGCTGCCCGAAGGTCGCTGGTCGGAGTTCCTCACCGACCCGTCCGTGGCCAAGTCCATCGAGCAGGCCAACACTCTCGGTGGCTACCTGGACCAGGACGTCATCAAGGGCTTCGACGCCGAGTTCTTCGCGATGTCGCCGATCGAGGTCGAGCAGGTCGACCCGCAGCAGCGGTTGATGATGGAGCTCACCTGGGAGGCGCTCGAACACGCGCGCATCCCGGCCAGCGATCTCAAGGGCGGGCAGGTCGGCGTGTTCGTCGGCTCGTCCACCAACGATTTCCAGATGATCGCCTCGCTCGGTCTCGGCGACACCGATCCCGATGCGCCCGCTTCCTCTCGTGGATACGCGCTGCTCGGCGGCTCGACCGGCATCATCGCCAACCGCGTCTCCTACTTCTACGACTTCCGCGGCCCGTCGGTCACCGTCGACACCGCCTGCTCGTCGACCATCGTGGCCGTGCACCAGGCTGTGCGCGCGCTGCGCAACGGCGAGGCCGAGGTGGCCCTCGCCGGCGGCGTGAACATGATCCTGGCCCCGGTCATCACCCTCGGTTTCGACCAGAACGGTGCCGTCGCCAAGGACGGGCACATCAAGGCGTTCTCCTCCGACGCCGACGGCATGGTTCGCTCCGAGGGCGCGGGCATGGTTGTGCTCAAGCGCCTGGCCGATGCCGAGCGCGACGGCGACAACATCCTCGGCGTCATCAAGGGTTCCGCGGTGAATTCCGACGGCCGTTCCAACGGCCTGTTCGCGCCCAACCCCGACGCGCAGGCCGACGTGCTGCGAGCCGCCTACCGTGACGCGGGCATCGTTCCCAGCACGGTCGACTACATCGAGGCGCACGGTACCGGCACGCCGATCGGTGACCCGATCGAAGCCGAGGCGCTGGCCCGGGTGATCGGCCGTGGCCGGGATGCCGACAAGCCCGCCCTGCTCGGTTCGGCCAAGACCAACTTCGGTCACCTCGAGTCCGGTGCGGGTGTGCCCGCTCTCGCCAAGGTGCTGATGTCGTTCCAGCACAACGTGATTCCACCGAACATCAACTACGCCGGTCCGAGCCCGTACATCCCGTTCGAGCAGGCCAACCTGAAGGTCGTCGACGAGGCGACCGAGTACCCGCGCTACAGCGGCGTCGCGACCGTCGGTATCTCCGGCTTCGGCTTCGGTGGCACCAACGCGCACGTGGTGCTCCAGGAGTACGTGCCGACGGCCCCGGTCGTCGAGGACGTCACCCCTGAGCAGGTCGCCGCCGAGGAGATCGAGGGCGAGGAGACCACCGATGTGGTCGCCGAGGCCGTCGCGATCACCGAGGCGGCCGTCGAGCCGGTGCAGCCGGTCGTCGAATGGGACGGCGAGCGCGACGAGCCGCTGCCCGTGGTCCTCGCCGTTTCCGCCTACCTGCCCTCGCGTCGCAAGCGCGCCGCCGCCGAGCTGGCCGACTGGCTGGAGGGCGCGGGCGCCGATGTGCCGCTCGCCGATGTCGCCCGTTCGCTGGCCAAGCGCAGCCACCAGCGTTCGCGCGGTGTGGTGGTGGCCAAGACCCGCGAAGAGGCCGTCGCCGGCCTGCGCGCCATCGCCGAGGGCAAGCCGGGCGCCGGTGTGTTCACCGCCGACTCGCCCGCATCCAACGGTCCGATCTGGGTGTTCTCCGGGTTCGGTTCCCAGCACCGCAAGATGGCCAAGCAGCTCTACGGCGAGAACGCGATCTTCCGCAAGACCGTCGACGAGGTCGACGAGCTGGTGCAGGACGAGGCGGGTTACTCGATCCGCGAGATGTTCCTCGACGACGAGCAGGACTACGACGTCGGCACCTGCCAGGTCGGCATCTTCACCATCCAGCTCGGCCTCGCCGCGTTGTTGCGCGCCCACGGCGCGGAACCGGCTGCGGTGGTAGGCCATTCGATGGGTGAGGTGGCCGGCTCCTACATCGCCGGTGGCCTGTCGATCGAAGACGCGGTGCGCGTGATCTGCGCCCGCTCGCGCCTGATGGGCGAGGGCGAGCAGATGCTCACCGACGACGAAGTGCGCAATATGGCACTGGTCGAACTCAGCGCCCACGATGTGGCGCTGCTGCTGCCGAAGTATCCCGACGTGGAGTGCGCGGTGTACGCCGCGCCGACCAACACCGTCATCGGCGGTCCCCGCGAGCAGGTGGAGCAGATCGTCGCCGAGGTCGAGGCGATGGGCAAGTTCGCCCGCATCCTCCCGACCCGCGGCGCGGGCCACACCTCCCAGATGGACCCGCTGCTGGGCGAGCTCGCCGCCGAACTGGCGGGCATCGAGCCGACCTCGCTGAAGACCGGCCTGTACTCCACCGTGCACGAGGGCCTGTACTTCAAGCCCGGTTCCGAGCCGATCCACGACGAGCCCTACTGGGTGAAGAACCTGCGCCACAGCGTGTGGTTCACCAACGCGGTGAAGGCCGCCGTCGACTCCGGGCACACCACGTTCCTCGAACTGGCGCCCAATTCCGTTGCGCTGATGCAGGTTCTGGGCACCACCTTCGCGGCGGGCGTGCACGACGCGCAGCTCATCCCCACGCTCAAGCGCAAGGAAGACGAGTCCGCCGGTGTGATCGGCGCGCTCGCCCAGCTCTACGTGCACGGTCATGCCGTGGACCTGAGTTCGCTGCTGCCCGAAGGTGATTTCGCCGATGTGCCGCGCACCGCGTTCGTGCGCAAGGAGTACTGGCCGAAGGTGTCGATGTCCTCGGGTGGCGGGAACACCCGTGCGCCCGGCGCGCACGTCGCCATGCCGGACGGCCGTCACGCCTGGGAGATTCAGGCCTCCTCGGTCGCCGACCTGACTGCGTTGGTGAAATCTGCTGCTGCACAGGTCTTTTCCGATGTCTCGGTCGCTGTTTCGCATGCGCACGCCGCACTGCCCACCGCGGGCACGCTGACCACCACGCTGACTCCGCACCTCGGTGGTGCGTCGGTCCAGGTGCACGCCAGGTCGGCAGCCGGATTCACCCTGCTGTTCGACGCGGTCGTCACCTCCGGTGCGGCGCTGCCCGAACCGGTTGCCGCCGAAGCGGTTCCGGCCGTGGCGGCCGAGCCCACCGCTGCCGAGATCGCCATCGCCACCGGCGACCGGTGGAGCCCCGACAGCGGCGAGACCATCGAGCAGCGGCTGTGCGTCATCGTCGCCGAGTCCATGGGCTACGCCGTCGAGGACCTCCCGATGGAGATCCCGCTGATGGAGCTGGGCCTCGACTCGCTGATGGCCATGCGCATCAAGAACCGCGTCGAATACGAATTCGACATCCCGCAGCTGCAGATCTCCGCGGTGCGCGACGCCAGCCTCCACGAGGTGTCGAAGGTGCTGCGCTACGCGATCGAGCACCGCGACGAGGTCGCGGCGATGGCGGAGAAGCAGGCTGCCGCCAAGGCCGCCGGTGAAGATGTCGAGCTGGGTGTCGACGCCAACTTCGTCGAGGCGGCTCGGGCCGCGATCGCCGCGGGTGAGGACCCGTTGGCGGTGGCGAAGAGGGCCGAAGCCGAGTTGTCGCCGGAAGTCGCTGTCGCCGAACCGGTTTCGGATGCCGTTCGGACCGACGCTGGTGCTTCGGTCGCTGCCGAGGCAGCTGCGGGTGCCGCCGAGGTGGCTGCCCCTGTCGTCGATTCGGTTTCGGAATCGGCTGCTGTCGACATCGACTATTTCGCCGATGCCGCGGGCGACGAGGACAACGTTCCGCCACGTGACGCCGCCGAGCGCCTGACCTACGCCACCTGGGCCGTCGTGACCGGCACTTCGCCCGGTGGCATTTTCAACACTCTCCCGATCCTCGAAGAGGAGGTCGCCGAGAAGATGGCGGCCCGCCTGACCGAGCGGGTCGGTGCCGAGGTCACCGTCGACGACGTGCTCGATTGCGAGACCATTGAGCAGCTCTCCGATATCGTCCGCGGTTTGCAGGACAGCGGCGCCGATGTGGACGGGTTCATCCGCCCGCTGCGTGCCCGTGTCGACGGCTCTACCGCCGCGCCGGTCTTCGTGTTCCATCCCGCCGGCGGCAACACGCTCGTTTATGAGCCCCTACTCAAGCGTCTGCCCGCCGACACTCCGATGTACGGATTCGAGCGCGTCGATGGCTCCATCGAGGAGCGCGCCCGGCAATACCTGCCCGAGCTGCGCAAGATTCAGGGCGAAGGTCCCTACGTGCTCTACGGTTGGTCGCTCGGTGCAGTTCTGGCGCTGCAGGTGGGACAGCTGCTGCGTGAGGAAGGTGCCGACGTGCGTCACGTAGGCCTGATCGACCTCGCGATGACTGTCGAGGACGAGGACAACAGCCCCGAGGAGCGTGTGCGTCGACTCGAGCGCTACCAGGCCTTTGCGAAGAAGACCTACAACGTCCCGGCCGAGCTCGACCGGGATCAGATCGAGGAGCTCGCCGCGGCCTCCGACGCTGAGCAGTTCTCGATGATCAGCGATCTGATCAAGCTTTCGGGGGCGAAGATCCCCGGGGGCGTGCTCGAACATCAGCGGACTTCGTGGATCGAACAGCGCGCATTGCAGCAGGTCCGCCCAAGTCAGTACGACGGCGACGTCGTGCTCTACCTGGCTGATCGCTACCACGACGGTGCGATCGAACTCGAGCCGCGTTACGCAAATCGTCGCCCTAACGGCGGCTGGGGTGAGTACGTTCCGAACCTGGAGATCGTCCACATTCCGGGCGACCACCTGCAGATTGTCGACGAACCGCGGATCGGCCAGATCGGTGCCGACCTCGCCGCCAAACTGGCCGCGATTTCCGCTGAGGGAGAATAA
- the fadD32 gene encoding long-chain-fatty-acid--AMP ligase FadD32 — translation MEETFDDYLDETGNIIIPEGRTLVDHVEKHTRNDANTLAYRYIDYSRERDGEVHELTWQEFGVRLRAVAARLQQVTNPGDRVAILAPQGLDYVISFFAAIYAGTISVPLFDPDEPGHTDRLHAVLGDCEPSAILTATSSAAGVRQFFRSLPAAQRPRIIAVDAIPDTLGDSWVRPDTAIDDIAYLQYTSGSTRVPAGVEITHRAVGTNLLQMINSLNMNENSRGVTWLPLFHDMGLLTVILPAVGGKFITIMSPSAFVRRPSRWINELAAVSDGAGTFAAAPNFAFEHAAARGVPKPGESLDLSNVIGLINGSEPVTVSSMKKFNEAFAPYGLPKTAIKPCYGMAEATLFVSATRAEDEAKYVYVDRNELNAGRMVRVEQSDETAIAQVSCGYVGLSQWAAIIDPETADTAAGRELPDGHVGEIWLHGNNMGIGYWGRPAESSNTFRNKVTEPVEGGHTEGTDPDADWMRTGDFGVYFEGELYITGRVKDLVIVDGRNHYPQDLEYSAQEASKALRPGFVAAFAVPANQLPAEVFAADSHSGLKFDVDDASEQLVIVAERGPGAGKADPGPIADAVRAAVSVRHGVTARDILLVPAGSIPRTSSGKIARRACKAAYLEGTLRGGYTQQAFPDAPEE, via the coding sequence ATGGAAGAGACTTTCGACGACTACCTGGACGAAACCGGGAATATCATCATTCCCGAGGGTCGGACCCTGGTCGATCACGTCGAGAAGCACACCCGTAACGATGCGAATACGCTCGCGTACCGCTACATCGACTATTCGCGGGAACGCGACGGCGAGGTGCACGAGCTGACCTGGCAGGAGTTCGGAGTACGGCTGCGCGCGGTGGCCGCTCGCCTGCAACAGGTGACCAACCCGGGCGACCGGGTCGCGATCCTCGCGCCGCAGGGCCTGGATTACGTGATCTCCTTCTTCGCCGCGATCTACGCGGGCACCATCTCGGTGCCGCTGTTCGATCCCGACGAGCCGGGTCACACCGACCGCCTGCACGCCGTCCTCGGCGACTGTGAGCCCTCGGCGATCCTCACCGCGACCTCCTCGGCCGCCGGGGTGCGCCAGTTCTTCCGCTCGCTGCCCGCCGCGCAGCGCCCGCGCATCATCGCCGTCGACGCCATCCCGGACACCCTCGGTGACTCCTGGGTGCGCCCCGACACCGCGATCGACGACATCGCCTACCTGCAGTACACCTCGGGTTCCACCCGGGTTCCCGCCGGCGTGGAGATCACCCACCGCGCCGTCGGCACCAACCTGCTGCAGATGATCAACTCGCTGAACATGAACGAGAACTCGCGTGGTGTCACCTGGCTCCCGCTGTTCCACGACATGGGCCTGCTCACGGTGATCCTGCCCGCGGTCGGCGGCAAGTTCATCACCATCATGTCGCCGAGCGCGTTCGTGCGCCGTCCGTCGCGCTGGATCAACGAGCTGGCCGCCGTCTCCGACGGTGCGGGCACGTTCGCGGCCGCGCCGAACTTCGCGTTCGAGCACGCCGCCGCGCGCGGTGTGCCCAAGCCGGGCGAGTCGCTCGACCTGTCGAACGTGATCGGCCTGATCAACGGGTCCGAGCCGGTGACGGTCTCCTCGATGAAGAAGTTCAACGAGGCGTTCGCGCCGTACGGCCTGCCCAAGACCGCGATCAAGCCCTGCTACGGCATGGCCGAGGCCACGCTGTTCGTCTCGGCCACCCGCGCCGAGGACGAGGCCAAGTACGTCTACGTGGACCGCAACGAGCTCAACGCGGGCCGCATGGTGCGCGTGGAGCAGTCCGACGAGACCGCTATCGCGCAGGTGTCGTGTGGTTACGTCGGCCTCTCGCAGTGGGCCGCGATCATCGATCCCGAGACCGCCGACACCGCCGCGGGGCGCGAGCTGCCCGACGGCCACGTCGGCGAGATCTGGCTGCACGGCAACAACATGGGCATCGGTTACTGGGGTCGCCCCGCTGAGTCGAGCAACACGTTCCGCAACAAGGTCACCGAGCCGGTCGAAGGCGGGCACACCGAGGGCACCGATCCCGATGCGGACTGGATGCGCACCGGTGACTTCGGCGTGTACTTCGAGGGCGAGCTCTACATCACCGGTCGCGTCAAGGACCTGGTGATCGTCGACGGACGCAACCACTACCCGCAGGACCTGGAGTACTCCGCACAGGAGGCCTCCAAGGCACTGCGCCCCGGTTTCGTCGCGGCCTTCGCGGTACCGGCCAACCAGCTGCCCGCCGAGGTCTTCGCCGCCGACAGCCATTCCGGCCTGAAGTTCGACGTCGACGACGCCTCCGAGCAGCTGGTGATCGTGGCCGAACGTGGTCCCGGTGCGGGCAAGGCCGACCCCGGCCCGATCGCCGACGCGGTGCGTGCCGCGGTCTCGGTGCGGCACGGCGTGACCGCTCGTGACATCCTGCTGGTGCCCGCGGGGTCCATCCCGCGTACGTCCAGCGGCAAGATCGCCCGGCGTGCCTGCAAGGCCGCCTACCTCGAGGGAACGCTGCGCGGTGGTTACACCCAGCAGGCTTTCCCCGATGCACCGGAAGAGTAA
- a CDS encoding LLM class F420-dependent oxidoreductase, which produces MTEAAAPVGELTALGTPPRPFRFGAAGEGNKQEGGARKFVQTAQEAEEMGYDTFFVPDHLGDQVGPIAALGALTQATSKIRLGTSVLANGLRHPVVVAKELATLDVLSKGRLEVGVGAGWIKEEFDNAGIPFERPGIRLEKLDESLTILDTLLRGQECNFEGKHYQVRGIKGTPRPRQGPRPPLCTGGGGPKMLALAAKHADIVSVVPQTTKNGKGLLSGITLEKTIEKVNIVKAAAGDRFADIELNWAITAIVITDDREKTAEMALRAIERGLHPDLEVDVELSVEEILSSPYIAIGTFEEIAEQVKRVRQLTSMSYVGIFPTQMDAFAPVIPLLRED; this is translated from the coding sequence ATGACCGAAGCTGCCGCACCCGTCGGTGAATTGACCGCGCTGGGTACGCCGCCGCGTCCGTTCCGCTTCGGAGCGGCCGGAGAGGGCAACAAGCAGGAGGGTGGCGCGCGCAAGTTCGTTCAGACGGCGCAGGAAGCCGAGGAGATGGGTTACGACACCTTCTTCGTTCCTGATCACCTGGGCGATCAGGTCGGCCCGATCGCCGCGCTGGGCGCGCTCACGCAGGCCACCTCCAAGATCCGCCTCGGCACTTCGGTGCTGGCGAACGGTTTACGTCATCCGGTCGTGGTCGCCAAGGAGCTGGCCACCCTCGACGTCCTGTCCAAGGGGCGCCTCGAGGTCGGCGTCGGCGCGGGCTGGATCAAGGAAGAGTTCGACAACGCGGGCATCCCGTTCGAGCGTCCCGGCATCCGGCTGGAGAAGCTCGACGAGTCGCTGACCATCCTGGACACGCTGCTGCGCGGCCAGGAGTGCAATTTCGAGGGCAAGCACTACCAGGTGCGCGGCATCAAGGGCACGCCGCGCCCGCGGCAGGGCCCGCGCCCGCCCCTGTGTACCGGTGGCGGCGGTCCGAAGATGCTGGCGCTGGCCGCCAAGCACGCCGATATCGTCTCGGTCGTCCCGCAGACCACCAAGAACGGCAAGGGTCTGCTCTCCGGCATCACGCTCGAGAAGACGATCGAGAAGGTCAACATCGTCAAGGCCGCTGCCGGTGACCGGTTCGCCGACATCGAACTGAACTGGGCCATCACCGCCATCGTCATCACCGACGACCGGGAGAAGACGGCCGAGATGGCGCTGCGCGCCATCGAACGCGGCCTGCATCCCGACCTCGAAGTCGACGTCGAACTGAGCGTCGAGGAGATTCTGAGCTCGCCCTACATCGCGATCGGCACGTTCGAGGAGATCGCCGAACAGGTCAAGCGTGTGCGGCAACTCACTTCGATGTCGTATGTGGGCATCTTCCCCACCCAGATGGACGCTTTCGCGCCCGTCATTCCGCTGCTGCGGGAGGACTGA
- a CDS encoding cutinase family protein produces MLVTPRPTRRSRGFWPAGCFTVLALLVLAIIVIVLLWYLLAGRLKEPGPTPPGPPPPTSQSADCPDVMLLSIPGTWESSSADDPYNPTANPISLMLSVSGPLRAQFPDNRLEVYTVPYVAQFSNPIAFPPDGQASYNNSRTEGTARATDILAQRHKECPLTNFVIAGFSQGAVIAGDVAAQIGAGNGPIPEANVLGVTVIADGRRTATGPGLPTEIGDPPPTGEGAEVALRGVNVPGISMTGPRPGGFGSLAPKVNSICAPGDMICDAPREALNPVNALGSLAALIRSAGNPVHALYASNTVDGNGTTATQWTVNWAAGLIENAPYPPHS; encoded by the coding sequence CTGCTAGTGACGCCCCGACCGACGCGACGCTCCCGCGGGTTCTGGCCTGCGGGGTGCTTCACCGTGCTGGCGCTGCTCGTGCTGGCGATCATCGTCATCGTGCTGCTCTGGTACCTGCTCGCCGGCCGGTTGAAGGAGCCGGGGCCGACCCCGCCCGGCCCGCCGCCGCCGACGTCGCAGTCGGCCGATTGCCCGGATGTGATGCTGCTCTCGATTCCCGGCACCTGGGAGTCGTCGAGCGCCGATGATCCGTACAACCCGACGGCGAACCCGATCTCGTTGATGCTCAGCGTGTCCGGGCCGCTGCGCGCGCAGTTCCCGGACAACCGGCTCGAGGTGTACACGGTTCCGTACGTGGCCCAGTTCTCGAACCCGATCGCGTTCCCGCCCGACGGCCAGGCTTCCTACAACAACAGCCGCACCGAAGGCACCGCGCGCGCCACCGACATCCTGGCCCAGCGCCACAAGGAATGCCCGTTGACGAACTTCGTCATCGCGGGCTTCTCCCAGGGTGCGGTGATCGCCGGTGACGTGGCCGCGCAGATCGGCGCGGGCAACGGCCCGATCCCGGAGGCCAACGTGCTCGGCGTGACGGTGATCGCCGACGGCCGTCGCACCGCGACCGGCCCCGGCCTGCCCACCGAGATCGGTGACCCGCCGCCCACCGGCGAGGGCGCCGAGGTAGCGCTCAGGGGCGTCAACGTGCCCGGCATCAGCATGACCGGGCCGCGGCCCGGCGGTTTCGGCTCGCTGGCACCGAAGGTGAACTCCATCTGCGCGCCCGGTGACATGATCTGCGACGCGCCGCGCGAAGCGCTCAATCCGGTCAACGCGCTGGGCAGTCTCGCCGCGCTGATCCGCTCAGCGGGCAATCCGGTGCACGCGCTGTACGCCTCGAACACGGTGGACGGCAACGGGACAACGGCCACGCAATGGACGGTGAACTGGGCGGCCGGGCTCATCGAGAACGCGCCGTATCCGCCCCATTCCTGA
- a CDS encoding DUF732 domain-containing protein: MHRIPGKVAGSVAALAAVALLSACGGNDSTASQTPTLSSSAAAKSTTTPPVVIEPPAEAPSSTAPETSSSAEEGPTPLPQTSAAAPATGKDKAFLDELAKNGITPGDQTTALTTATYICSTKGSGASDADVATFVAAMAGTDPAFDASKMDVNKAAQIYIAAANSTYC, translated from the coding sequence ATGCATCGGATCCCTGGCAAGGTAGCCGGATCGGTCGCGGCCCTGGCTGCCGTCGCCCTGTTGTCCGCCTGTGGCGGCAACGACTCGACCGCGTCGCAGACGCCCACCCTGTCGTCCAGCGCGGCCGCGAAGTCGACCACGACGCCCCCCGTGGTCATCGAGCCGCCGGCCGAGGCCCCCTCGAGCACCGCGCCGGAGACCAGTTCGTCCGCCGAGGAGGGGCCCACGCCTCTTCCTCAGACCAGCGCCGCCGCGCCCGCGACCGGCAAGGACAAGGCGTTCCTCGACGAACTGGCGAAGAACGGGATCACCCCGGGCGACCAGACGACCGCGCTGACCACCGCGACCTACATCTGCTCCACCAAGGGCTCCGGTGCCAGTGACGCCGATGTGGCCACCTTCGTCGCCGCGATGGCGGGCACCGACCCGGCGTTCGACGCGTCGAAGATGGACGTCAACAAGGCAGCGCAGATCTACATCGCCGCCGCGAACTCCACCTACTGCTAG